Proteins from one Gorilla gorilla gorilla isolate KB3781 chromosome 11, NHGRI_mGorGor1-v2.1_pri, whole genome shotgun sequence genomic window:
- the LOC101141707 gene encoding LOW QUALITY PROTEIN: uncharacterized protein (The sequence of the model RefSeq protein was modified relative to this genomic sequence to represent the inferred CDS: inserted 2 bases in 1 codon; substituted 1 base at 1 genomic stop codon): MAPARRAWGWGRRGAERAPLAKPAVAEHTLSELLESCQELGRRADWPRWPGAGQVLGPSLAAPAPRRGTFSFASPFGPGAEGIPGAGSSPAARAPTPNAGHSQAAPSPRPSQAWLCLRLNAWGLGSCAGRGLGVRTASVRTVGAPWRRPCPRTCRQDPWRCHPSASVRVGDHFSPRLAGEPRPRRPSRTFLLTALKRRHSEPLRERPVPAAPACLALPGLLGAGWGACRPALYGPSLCAPPSLRGSAEDGGRSGSCTRLPRAQPPLRWPPAGSSEQEAQGGWSVGPGLGERHHRPRPRAIWTPSASAFEVVRGLFVRQAALALGLEVXFTALMPLNLFPGDPGSIRPGPEPGCQASRVIKGGLGPFIEVEPETGECSASAAPPAGQAGREVGPAGHDHRVGKPEDGKERALRAPVXGPWLRPF, encoded by the exons ATGGCGCCCGCCCGGCGCGCGTGGGGCTGGGGGCGCCGGGGCGCCGAGCGCGCGCCGCTGGCCAAGCCCGCGGTCGCCGAGCACACGCTCTCGGAGTTGCTGGAAAG TTGTCAGGAGCTAGGGCGGCGCGCTGATTGGCCGCGGTGGCCGGGGGCAGGACAAGTTCTGGGGCCTTCGCtggccgcccccgccccccggcGCGGCACTTTCAGTTTTGCCTCCCCCTTCGGCCCCGGCGCGGAGGGCATCCCGGGGGCCGGGTCCTCGCCCGCCGCCCGCGCCCCCACCCCGAACGCAGGGCACTCTCAGGCCGCCCCGAGCCCTAGGCCCAGCCAAGCCTGGCTTTGTCTACGCCTTAAC GCCTGGGGTCTGGGGAGCTGCGCGGGCAGGGGTCTCGGTGTCCGGACCGCCAGTGTAAGGACAGTCGGGGCCCCCTGGAGACGCCCGTGCCCAAGGACATGCCGCCAAGATCCGTGGAGATGCCACCCTTCGGCCAGCGTGCGTGTCGGGGACCATTTCTCACCCCGGCTTGCTGGGGAGCCCCGGCCCCGACGCCCTTCCCGAACCTTCCTTCTAACAGCTTTAAAACGACGCCACAGCGAGCCTCTGCGGGAGCGCCCGGTACCCGCCGCGCCCGCCTGCCTGGCCCTACCCGGGTTGCTGGGCGCGGGTTGGGGCGCCTGCCGGCCCGCCTTGTACGGCCCCAGCCTCTGCGCTCCGCCTTCGCTTCGCGGGTCAGCAGAGGACGGAGGGCGCTCCGGGAGCTGCACGAGGCTTCCCCGGGCCCAGCCTCCGCTGCGCTGGCCGCCCGCGGGCAGCTCCGAGCAGGAGGCTCAGGGTGGCTGGAGTGTGGGGCCCGGCCTCGGTGAGCGACACCACCGACCCCGGCCCCGGGCCATCTGGACGCCGAGCGCGAGCGCGTTTGAAGTGGTTCGGGGGCTCTTTGTTCGCCAGGCCGCTCTGGCTCTGGGCCTGGAGGT GTTTACGGCTTTGATGCCTTTGAACCTATTCCCAGGTGACCCGGGCTCAATTAGGCCCGGGCCTGAGCCGGGCTGTCAGGCAAGCCGCGTGATCAAGGGTGGGCTGGGCCCTTTTATTGAAGTTGAACCCGAGACCGGGGAGTGCTCGGCCTCCGCTGCTCCTCCGGCCGGCCAGGCGGGCCGCGAGGTGGGGCCCGCGGGCCACGACCACCGCGTTGGGAAACCCGAGGACGGCAAAGAGCGGGCCCTTCGCGCCCCTGTCTGAGGGCCCTGGCTCCGGCCGTTCTAG
- the TWIST2 gene encoding twist-related protein 2 yields MEEGSSSPVSPVDSLGTSEEELERQPKRFGRKRRYSKKSSEDGSPTPGKRGKKGSPSAQSFEELQSQRILANVRERQRTQSLNEAFAALRKIIPTLPSDKLSKIQTLKLAARYIDFLYQVLQSDEMDNKMTSCSYVAHERLSYAFSVWRMEGAWSMSASH; encoded by the coding sequence ATGGAGGAGGGCTCCAGCTCGCCCGTGTCCCCCGTGGACAGCCTGGGCACCAGCGAGGAGGAGCTCGAGAGGCAGCCCAAGCGCTTCGGCCGGAAGCGGCGCTACAGCAAGAAGTCGAGCGAAGATGGCAGCCCGACCCCGGGCAAGCGCGGCAAGAAGGGCAGCCCCAGCGCGCAGTCCTTCGAGGAGCTGCAGAGCCAGCGCATCCTGGCCAACGTGCGCGAGCGCCAGCGCACCCAGTCGCTCAACGAGGCCTTCGCGGCGCTGCGCAAGATCATCCCCACGCTGCCCTCTGACAAGCTGAGCAAGATCCAGACGCTCAAGCTGGCCGCCAGGTACATAGACTTCCTCTACCAGGTCCTGCAGAGCGACGAGATGGACAATAAGATGACCAGCTGCAGCTACGTGGCCCACGAGCGCCTCAGCTACGCCTTCTCCGTGTGGCGCATGGAGGGCGCGTGGTCCATGTCCGCCTCCCACTAG